The Micromonospora sp. NBC_00421 genome contains a region encoding:
- a CDS encoding MbtH family protein, whose translation MTDDGVYRVVRNDEEQYSIWWADRELPPGWTAEGTSGSKQECLDHIAEVWSDMRPRSLREQMAQA comes from the coding sequence ATGACTGACGACGGTGTCTACCGCGTCGTACGCAACGACGAGGAGCAGTACTCGATCTGGTGGGCCGACCGGGAGCTGCCGCCCGGCTGGACCGCCGAAGGGACGTCCGGGTCGAAGCAGGAGTGCCTGGACCACATCGCAGAGGTGTGGTCGGACATGCGGCCGCGCAGCCTGCGTGAGCAGATGGCCCAGGCCTGA
- a CDS encoding MFS transporter, with translation MDLAYSPAVQALADQYPKVFMTAPHTLPKARQQLILAVLMVCSLLIWLDNTVLSTTLETLADPVRGLGADPGQLQWATGAYTLAFATLMFTAGALGDRFGHRTVFSSGLVIFAGSSLWAAYASDAGQLIAARSAMGVGSALITPANLAILMWTFSGPARAAAIGIFSTSAGVGMAAGPVLAGFLLDHFWWGSVFLINVPVAVAALVGLAVLVPNFRSPTLRPLDPAGMLLSISGLVALSYGLIRAGQVDDWSRTGVWAPVVVGLALLAVFVLVELHVKVPSFDPRLLMQPTFGGGNVALALLLFAVAAITFYNAFYLQGALGFSPMEAGLANVPTALGALAGAPLGSRLSRHLPLRVVTVPAMTVAALTMAGYGFLGLQTSLVSIEVLLLIQGLSIGMVIGPVTAALLSNLSLAQAGAGSAVTNTVRQTGSVIGIAVGGTIMSIVYRRAIEPSLGGVPAPVQDQARVSAEQARHVATVIHRPALAQAADDAFIHAMHVGAAWIALVTLLGAVLLLLSLPAGGRKNDPMPEPDHEEDRGPEATVAQVR, from the coding sequence GTTCTCATGGTGTGTTCACTGCTGATTTGGCTGGACAATACCGTCCTGAGCACCACGCTGGAGACCCTTGCCGATCCGGTCCGCGGACTGGGGGCCGACCCCGGTCAGTTGCAATGGGCGACCGGTGCATACACGCTGGCCTTCGCCACGTTGATGTTCACCGCCGGGGCATTGGGCGACCGGTTCGGTCACCGGACCGTGTTCTCCAGTGGGCTGGTGATCTTCGCCGGGTCGTCGCTGTGGGCGGCGTACGCGAGCGACGCCGGCCAACTGATCGCCGCCCGATCGGCGATGGGGGTGGGCAGCGCGCTGATCACGCCCGCCAACCTGGCCATCCTCATGTGGACCTTCAGTGGCCCGGCGCGGGCCGCCGCGATCGGCATCTTCTCGACGTCGGCCGGCGTCGGAATGGCTGCCGGTCCGGTGCTGGCGGGGTTCCTGCTCGATCATTTCTGGTGGGGCTCGGTCTTCCTGATCAACGTCCCGGTCGCCGTCGCGGCGTTGGTCGGGCTCGCCGTGCTGGTCCCGAATTTCCGCAGCCCCACTCTGCGGCCACTGGATCCCGCGGGAATGCTGCTGTCGATCAGCGGCCTCGTGGCGTTGTCCTACGGGCTGATCCGGGCGGGGCAGGTCGACGACTGGAGTCGTACCGGCGTCTGGGCGCCGGTCGTCGTCGGTCTGGCCCTGCTCGCCGTCTTCGTGCTCGTCGAGCTGCACGTCAAGGTGCCCAGCTTCGATCCGCGGCTGCTCATGCAGCCCACCTTCGGTGGCGGCAACGTGGCGCTGGCACTGCTGCTCTTCGCGGTGGCCGCCATCACCTTCTACAACGCGTTCTACCTGCAGGGTGCGCTCGGATTCTCGCCGATGGAGGCCGGCTTGGCCAATGTCCCGACCGCACTCGGCGCGCTCGCGGGGGCGCCTCTCGGCTCGCGCCTGAGCCGCCACCTGCCGCTACGGGTCGTCACCGTGCCGGCGATGACCGTAGCCGCGTTGACCATGGCCGGGTACGGGTTCCTCGGACTACAGACCTCACTCGTCTCGATCGAGGTCCTGTTGCTGATCCAGGGTCTGTCGATCGGCATGGTGATCGGCCCGGTCACGGCCGCGTTGCTCAGCAACCTGTCGTTGGCGCAGGCCGGGGCCGGATCTGCCGTCACCAACACCGTCCGACAGACCGGAAGTGTGATCGGCATCGCCGTCGGCGGCACGATCATGTCGATCGTCTACCGACGTGCGATCGAACCCTCGCTGGGGGGAGTGCCGGCCCCGGTGCAGGATCAGGCGCGAGTCTCCGCCGAACAGGCTCGCCACGTCGCCACCGTCATCCACCGGCCCGCTCTGGCGCAGGCCGCCGATGACGCGTTCATCCATGCCATGCACGTCGGTGCGGCCTGGATCGCGCTCGTCACCCTCCTCGGGGCGGTGCTGCTGCTGCTCAGCCTGCCTGCCGGTGGCAGGAAGAACGACCCGATGCCGGAGCCGGACCACGAGGAGGACCGCGGCCCGGAGGCCACGGTTGCCCAGGTGCGGTGA
- the ectB gene encoding diaminobutyrate--2-oxoglutarate transaminase has protein sequence MIAPTIESEVRSYCRSWPVVFDHGRGSRLFARDGRGYLDFFAGAGALNYGHNHPVLKRALLDYLARDGVTHSLDMLTAAKQDFLTEFASRVLGPRRLDYRVQFPGPTGANSVEAALKLARKVTGRHTVVAFTRAFHGMSLGSLAVTGNATARAGAGVPLGHTWRIPYDGFAEGRVSGLTLLDTMLADSSSGMDLPAAVIVETVQGEGGVNPARATWLADLAEMCRRRDILLIVDDIQMGCGRTGPFFSFEHAGITPDIVCLSKSISGYGLPMSLTLFRTELDVWQPGEHNGTFRGNNPAFVTATAALREFWTDSKLEKQTAERDILFEEQLAELAGRYPAQMAASRGRGLVWGLAFREPSTAGRVAREAFSRGLLVETSGSVDEVVKLMPPLTSTDEELSEGLGILGEAVAAAVGG, from the coding sequence ATGATCGCCCCGACAATCGAGTCCGAGGTCCGTAGTTACTGCCGGAGCTGGCCCGTCGTGTTCGACCACGGGCGGGGCAGCCGGCTCTTCGCCCGCGACGGCCGCGGCTACCTCGACTTCTTCGCCGGTGCCGGCGCCCTCAACTACGGCCACAACCACCCGGTACTCAAGCGGGCCCTGCTGGACTACCTCGCGCGGGACGGGGTCACCCACAGTCTCGACATGTTGACCGCCGCGAAGCAGGACTTCCTCACCGAGTTCGCCTCGCGGGTACTCGGCCCGCGCCGCCTGGACTACCGCGTGCAGTTCCCCGGGCCCACCGGGGCCAACAGCGTCGAGGCCGCGCTCAAACTCGCCCGCAAGGTGACCGGACGCCACACCGTCGTCGCCTTCACCCGCGCCTTCCACGGCATGTCGCTCGGCTCACTGGCCGTCACCGGAAACGCCACCGCACGCGCCGGCGCCGGGGTCCCGCTCGGACACACCTGGCGCATCCCGTACGACGGCTTCGCCGAAGGCCGGGTGTCCGGGCTCACCCTGCTCGACACCATGCTCGCCGACAGCAGCAGCGGAATGGACCTCCCGGCCGCTGTCATCGTGGAAACCGTGCAGGGTGAAGGCGGCGTCAACCCGGCCCGCGCGACCTGGCTCGCCGACCTCGCCGAAATGTGCCGCCGCCGCGACATACTGCTGATCGTCGACGACATCCAGATGGGCTGCGGCCGCACCGGCCCGTTCTTCAGCTTCGAACACGCCGGGATCACCCCCGACATCGTCTGCCTCTCCAAGTCCATAAGCGGATACGGCCTGCCGATGTCCCTCACTCTCTTCCGCACCGAACTCGACGTGTGGCAACCCGGCGAACACAACGGAACATTCCGCGGCAACAACCCCGCCTTCGTCACGGCGACCGCCGCACTGAGGGAGTTCTGGACCGACAGCAAACTGGAGAAGCAGACAGCGGAACGGGACATCCTGTTCGAGGAGCAGCTGGCGGAACTCGCCGGTCGGTATCCGGCGCAGATGGCGGCGTCACGGGGTCGGGGCCTGGTGTGGGGTCTGGCCTTCCGGGAGCCGAGCACGGCCGGTCGGGTCGCCCGGGAGGCGTTCTCCCGTGGGCTGCTGGTGGAGACGTCCGGCTCGGTCGACGAGGTGGTGAAGCTCATGCCGCCCCTGACGTCGACGGACGAGGAGTTGTCCGAGGGCCTCGGCATCCTGGGGGAAGCGGTGGCGGCAGCGGTCGGCGGCTGA